A genomic window from Engraulis encrasicolus isolate BLACKSEA-1 chromosome 14, IST_EnEncr_1.0, whole genome shotgun sequence includes:
- the sirt4 gene encoding NAD-dependent protein lipoamidase sirtuin-4, mitochondrial: MSWRRLPLHLLRRGASSSTCAATVDFVPVSRPIDPTDLERLQEFVSQARRLFVITGAGLSTESGIPDYRSEGVGLYARTDRRPMQHMEFVRSAKSRQRYWARNYMGWPQFSSHRPNSAHVALRDWEAQGKVHWLVTQNVDALHSKAGHQHLTELHGCLHRVVCLGCGSLSRREDLQSRFNEMNPGWAAEAGGVAPDGDVFLEDEQVLHFRVPSCQSCGGSLKPEVTFFGDTVDRSTVQLVHDRLAESDALLVAGSSLQVYSSYRFLLAASEKKLPVAILNIGPTRADHIAQFRVSARCGAVLPAILPC, encoded by the exons ATGTCGTGGAGACGCCTGCCTTTGCACCTTCTCAGGAGGGGTGCCTCCTCTTCAACATGTGCGGCCACTGTGGATTTTGTGCCCGTGAGTCGCCCGATAGATCCCACAGACCTGGAGCGGCTTCAGGAGTTCGTGTCGCAGGCGCGAAGACTGTTTGTCATTACGGGTGCTGGACTTTCCACCGAGTCGGGAATTCCAGACTACCGCTCAGAAGGAGTCGGTCTTTACGCACGGACTGATCGTCGGCCAATGCAACACATGGAATTTGTGCGCAGTGCCAAATCACGGCAGCGCTACTGGGCGCGCAACTACATGGGATGGCCACAGTTCTCCTCTCATCGCCCGAACTCTGCCCATGTGGCTCTGCGCGACTGGGAGGCTCAAGGGAAGGTGCACTGGCTAGTGACTCAGAATGTGGACGCCTTGCACTCAAAAGCCGGCCACCAGCACCTGACAGAGCTGCATGGGTGTTTACATAG GGTGGTGTGCTTAGGTTGTGGAAGCCTTTCCCGTCGGGAGGACCTCCAGAGTCGCTTCAACGAGATGAACCCTGGCTGGGCGGCCGAGGCAGGTGGAGTGGCCCCGGACGGAGACGTCTTCCTGGAGGACGAACAGGTGCTACACTTCAGGGTGCCCTCGTGCCAGAGCTGCGGAGGCAGCCTCAAGCCAGAGGTCACCTTCTTTGGGGACACCGTTGACCGCTCGACCGTGCAGCTTGTGCACGACCGGCTGGCCGAGTCAGATGCCTTACTGGTGGCTGGATCCTCTCTCCAG GTATATTCATCGTACCGTTTCCTTCTGGCTGCCAGTGAGAAAAAGCTACCTGTTGCCATCCTGAACATTGGTCCCACCAGGGCAGATCACATAGCCCAGTTTCGAGTGAGTGCCCGCTGTGGGGCTGTGTTGCCTGCTATACTGCCCTGTTGA